A section of the Lujinxingia vulgaris genome encodes:
- a CDS encoding DUF3089 domain-containing protein: MRTPRCAPVLVTLTALATLSAACSPAFFLKPTEPYDAEALAEAPDYAEPDAWVALPGQDTNASLSPPGAAERAAEAPADVFFIYPTVWFDRKRWNDPLDAAKSHEMLNELILAGQASVFNACCRVFVPRYRQTTIGAYFNEPGESRPSFNVAYEDIARAFEVFIEEHNQGRPFIVAGHSQGSMHAMRLLETIDADPELHERMIAAYIPGFALPLSRYESTYEHLEPCRSPEQTGCVLSWDTYRDDHAGDGAQDLLHWRGDELVRIPVDEPRQCTNPVSWRMDEQPSARAAHLGAVQLNNEGESPSFIRILRSKDPMGMNVTGLKAPQPALLSARCQGGVLFVPDLDDLEYELSETTSGNYHLGDIELFYMDIRANAGARTQAWLSQRASVSELEKSEETMASEEVVEPQVE, from the coding sequence ATGCGAACACCTCGCTGCGCCCCCGTGCTTGTCACTCTCACCGCCCTCGCCACGTTGAGCGCGGCCTGTTCTCCGGCCTTTTTTCTCAAGCCGACCGAGCCCTACGACGCTGAAGCGCTGGCCGAGGCGCCCGACTACGCCGAGCCCGACGCCTGGGTCGCCTTGCCGGGGCAGGATACCAACGCCAGCCTCTCGCCACCCGGCGCGGCCGAGCGCGCGGCGGAGGCGCCGGCGGACGTCTTCTTCATCTACCCGACCGTCTGGTTTGACCGGAAGCGCTGGAACGACCCGCTGGACGCCGCAAAGTCCCACGAGATGCTCAACGAGCTGATCCTCGCCGGGCAGGCCAGCGTCTTTAACGCGTGCTGCCGGGTCTTCGTGCCCCGCTACCGGCAGACGACGATCGGCGCCTACTTCAACGAGCCCGGGGAGTCCCGGCCCAGCTTCAACGTCGCCTACGAAGATATCGCGCGCGCCTTTGAGGTGTTCATTGAAGAGCATAATCAGGGGCGCCCTTTCATCGTGGCGGGTCACAGTCAGGGGAGCATGCACGCCATGCGCCTGCTGGAGACCATCGACGCCGACCCGGAGCTTCACGAGCGGATGATTGCGGCGTACATCCCGGGCTTCGCGCTGCCGCTCTCGCGCTATGAGAGCACCTATGAGCATCTTGAGCCCTGTCGCAGCCCCGAGCAGACCGGCTGCGTGCTCTCCTGGGACACCTACCGCGACGACCATGCGGGCGACGGCGCACAAGACTTGCTGCACTGGCGGGGCGATGAGCTGGTGCGCATCCCCGTCGACGAGCCGCGCCAGTGCACCAACCCGGTGAGCTGGCGCATGGATGAGCAGCCCTCCGCGCGCGCCGCTCACCTCGGTGCGGTGCAGCTGAACAATGAGGGGGAATCGCCCTCCTTTATCCGAATTCTGCGCTCGAAAGACCCCATGGGGATGAACGTGACCGGGCTAAAAGCGCCGCAGCCCGCGCTTTTGTCGGCCCGCTGCCAGGGCGGAGTGCTCTTTGTGCCGGACCTCGATGATCTGGAGTACGAGCTCTCGGAGACGACCTCGGGCAACTACCACCTGGGCGATATTGAACTCTTTTATATGGATATTCGTGCCAACGCGGGGGCGCGCACGCAGGCGTGGTTGAGCCAGCGTGCCTCGGTGTCGGAGCTTGAGAAGAGCGAGGAGACGATGGCGTCCGAAGAGGTTGTCGAGCCGCAGGTAGAGTGA